The Dendropsophus ebraccatus isolate aDenEbr1 chromosome 10, aDenEbr1.pat, whole genome shotgun sequence genome has a segment encoding these proteins:
- the MGAT1 gene encoding alpha-1,3-mannosyl-glycoprotein 2-beta-N-acetylglucosaminyltransferase yields MPRKVSVAAWGAALFISWNAILLLYLMSRPKAPDTSDLTAHVIRLAEEAEAELEKQKGLLQQIHHYSGLLNHRPAPPNAAHGPELPQRLFNSSLPSPTPVASESLSAIIPILVVACDRPSVRKCLDSLLKYRPSAEQFPIIVSQDCGHAETARVIDSYGEAITHINQPDLSEVPAPPEHRKFQGYYKISRHYRWALNQIFRVMGYKSAIIVEDDLEVAPDFYEYFLSTHYLLHKDPTLWCISAWNDNGKEALVDAKGSSILHRSDFFPGLGWLLLRELWEELEPKWPAAFWDDWVRRPEQRLSRACVRPELPRTRTFGRKGVSQGQFFDQHLRFIKLNQDAVAFTRIDLSYLLKENYDPWFVEQVYGAPRVRAEEVLQGQVPGGRTVRVEYTTRDTFKAMARAFGVMDDLKSGVARVAYMGVVSFTHRGRRVFLAPPQNWGGYDPSWT; encoded by the exons ATGCCGCGCAAGGTTAGCGTGGCGGCCTGGGGGGCGGCCCTGTTTATCTCATGGAATGCTATTCTTCTTCTCTACCTCATGAGCCGCCCAAAGGCTCCGGACACTTCAGATCTTACGGCACATGTGATTCGATTGGCTGAGGAAGCAGAAGCTGAGTTAGAGAAGCAGAAGGGGCTTCTCCAACAAATCCACCACTATAGTGGACTGCTGAACCATCGGCCTGCCCCACCAAATGCAGCACACGGACCTGAGCTGCCTCAGCGACTCTTTAATTCCTCTCTTCCATCCCCCACACCTGTGGCTTCTGAGTCACTGTCCGCAATCATTCCTATTCTTGTTGTAGCATGTGACCGGCCCTCAGTCAGAAAATGTCTGGACTCCCTGCTCAAGTACCGTCCATCGGCAGAGCAGTTTCCCATCATTGTGAGCCAAGACTGTGGCCATGCAGAAACTGCCAGAGTTATTGATTCGTATGGGGAAGCGATCACTCACATCAATCAGCCTGACCTGTCAGAGGTCCCGGCccctccagaacatagaaaattcCAGGGCTATTATAAAATCTCCAGGCACTACAGATGGGCTCTTAACCAG atcttTAGGGTCATGGGCTACAAGTCAGCCATCATAGTGGAAGATGATCTTGAAGTGGCTCCAGACTTCTATGAATACTTCCTAAGTACACATTACCTTCTCCATAAGGATCCCACTTTGTGGTGTATCTCTGCCTGGAATGACAATGGAAAGGAGGCATTAGTGGATGCCAAGGGCAGCTCCATCCTTCATCGTTCTGACTTTTTCCCAGGCCTTGGATGGCTGCTACTTCGGGAGCTATGGGAAGAGCTTGAACCCAAGTGGCCAGCAGCCTTCTGGGATGACTGGGTCAGGAGGCCTGAGCAGAGACTTAGTAGGGCATGTGTACGACCTGAGCTGCCTCGAACTAGAACATTTGGAAGGAAAGGTGTCAGCCAGGGTCAGTTTTTTGACCAACATCTGAGATTCATTAAACTGAACCAGGATGCAGTGGCCTTCACAAGAATAGACCTTTCATACCTCTTAAAAGAAAACTATGATCCTTGGTTTGTGGAACAGGTTTATGGGGCACCAAGAGTTCGGGCAGAAGAGGTTCTTCAAGGACAAGTGCCCGGTGGTAGGACGGTGAGGGTGGAGTACACAACTAGAGACACTTTTAAGGCTATGGCCAGGGCCTTTGGAGTAATGGATGACCTGAAGTCAGGGGTGGCTCGCGTAGCCTACATGGGAGTTGTATCTTTTACTCATAGGGGTAGAAGGGTGTTCTTGGCTCCACCCCAAAACTGGGGAGGATATGATCCATCATGGACATAG